A window from Engraulis encrasicolus isolate BLACKSEA-1 chromosome 13, IST_EnEncr_1.0, whole genome shotgun sequence encodes these proteins:
- the LOC134461120 gene encoding NLR family CARD domain-containing protein 3-like isoform X2, whose amino-acid sequence MSVSQEREEAEGHSETLTPESSPHTCVTTTSKNTDVITPTHSDEGSEVQRAASPVSSLVSMRSEASIIMPPNMTTETDGRPRLQSEVQRAASPVSSLVSMRSEASIDKPPNMTTETDGRPPLRKGKSEEHTVSPLRKAERSQSLPPHHTRSPESNHPQPTQHTGGGALKTLSDNHKRCLKRRFQNISESLHKPGSQVPINEVFTELYITEEKCNEKKDHEVWQVEAASRAQNSEDTPIHCNDIFTPLPGQQKKIRAVMTKGVAGIGKTVSVQKFILDWTDGVANQNIDFTFSLPFRELNLVRSHQHSLHTLLQTFHPELKDGVEYRDHQVAFIFDGLDESKSLNFRSNMSVCDVTQTASVDDLLSSLIQGNLLPSAFIWVTSRPAAVGQIPAKFFDRVTEIRGFTDSQKDKYFKKRIRNQSQANKIIAHIKSSRCLHIMCHIPVFCSIVATVLQQVLHQGYIPRTLTEIFIHFLLFQTTRKNQQPQNQDSGCRKKARMDQIHQRGAEPEETQPPESPKEIILKLAKLAFKNLENGNLMFYEEDLRECDIDVSKTSAFTGLCTEIFKEELVFQKKKVYCFVHLSVQEFLAALHVFVSYSYQMQEMGIFFCLEESLKFAITKALQSSNGHLDLFLRFLLGISLERNQRLLQGLLNHTHPSAECITNICRYVKELNREDISPERCVNLFHCLFEMNDESMHKEVQKYLTSKNFQQSLSPAHCSALAHVLLMSEETLDEFDLKRYNTTSEGRRRLLPAVVCAKKAKLDGCHLNKLSCETLRGRLVSHNSLVELDVSHNALGDSGVETLSAALSNPHCKLQTLRLVDCSLSEEAGCIVGKILQAQNYLKELHLSHNDLGDSGVENLANRLNTPHFKLQILRLSGCRISGKGCEHLASALSSNPSHLTELDLSYNYPGPSGIQILSSTLGCPDGTLHTLNFDHCAEIRLRPGVRKYACDLTLDVNTAQRNLVLSDHDRTATWISDHQPYPEHDDRFDYWPQVLSRERLSGRCYWEVEWSGDEARIAVTYPDISKRGMNVDSLLGRNDKSWTLYHSSQGFYAYHNNERTDIPGPPSCSRRAGIYLDTPAGTLSFYRVSSTDDTLSHLLTFHSAFTQPLCAALYVWPNSQVSLCKTT is encoded by the exons ATGAGTGTCtctcaggagagagaggaggctgaggGCCACAGTGAGACTCTCACACCAGAGTCTTCTCCACACACCTGTGTGACCACGACAAGCAAGAACACTGATGTTATCACACCGACACATTCTGATGAAgg gtctgagGTCCAGAGAGCTGCATCTCCAGTGTCCAGTCTTGTGTCTATGAGGAGTGAAGCCTCCATAATTATGCCTCCCAACATGACCACTGAGACGGATGGACGCCCTCGTCTGCA gtctgagGTCCAGAGAGCTGCATCTCCAGTGTCCAGTCTTGTGTCTATGAGGAGTGAAGCCTCCATAGATAAACCTCCCAACATGACCACTGAGACGGATGGACGCCCTCCGCTGCG TAAGGGGAAGTCAGAGGAGCACACCGTTTCCCCGCTGAGAAAAGCTGAGAGGAGCCAGTCActtccaccccaccacacacgcaGTCCAGAGAGCAACCATCCACAGCCAACACAACATACAG GTGGTGGAGCACTGAAGACACTTTCAGACAACCACAAACGCTGCCTAAAGCGAAGATTCCAGAATATTTCCGAAAGCCTTCACAAGCCAGGGTCCCAAGTGCCCATCAATGAGGTCTTCACAgagctctacatcacagaggAGAAGTGCAATGAGAAGAAGGACCATGAGGTTTGGCAGGTAGAGGCAGCATCAAGAGCACAGAACTCTGAGGACACGCCTATCCATTGCAATGACATCTTCACACCCTTACCTGGACAGCAGAAGAAGATCAGAGCAGTGATGACCAAAGGCGTGGCTGGCATTGGAAAAACGGTCTCAGTGCAGAAGTTCATCCTTGACTGGACGGACGGGGTGGCCAATCAGAATATTGATTTCACCTTTTCCCTTCCTTTCCGTGAGTTGAATTTGGTGAGGAGTCATCAGCATAGTCTTCACACGCTTTTGCAAACCTTCCACCCTGAGCTGAAGGATGGGGTAGAATACAGAGATCATCAGGTTGCCTTCATCTTTGATGGCTTAGATGAGAGTAAGTCCCTGAACTTTCGATCAAACATGTCGGTGTGTGACGTGACCCAAACAGCATCAGTAGATGATTTGTTGAGCAGCCTCATTCAGGGAAACCTGCTTCCCTCTGCGTTCATCTGGGTAACCTCTCGTCCAGCCGCAGTGGGTCAAATCCCAGCCAAGTTTTTCGACCGTGTGACTGAAATTCGAGGCTTCACTGACTCACAAAAGGACAAGTACTTCAAAAAGAGAATCCGCAATCAGAGTCAGGCCAACAAAATCATTGCTCACATCAAGTCCTCCAGGTGTctccacatcatgtgccacatcccAGTCTTCTGTAGCATCGTAGCCACTGTGCTACAGCAGGTACTTCATCAGGGCTACATTCCCAGGACTCTGACAGAGATATTCATACACTTCCTGCTCTTCCAGACTACAAGGAAGAACCAACAACCACAAAATCAAGACAGTGGGTGCAGGAAGAAGGCCAGGATGGATCAAATACATCAGAGAGGAGCTGAACCAGAGGAAACACAACCTCCTGAATCGCCAAAAGAAATCATACTGAAGTTGGCAAAGCTGGCATTCAAGAACCTGGAGAATGGTAATCTCATGTTCTATGAGGAAGACCTGAGAGAGTGTGACATCGATGTCTCAAAGACGTCTGCGTTCACTGGTCTGTGTACCGAGATTTTCAAGGAAGAGCTGGTGTTTCAAAAGAAGAAGGTCTACTGCTTTGTGCATTTGAGTGTCCAGGAGTTTTTGGCAGCCCTCCATGTGTTTGTCTCCTACAGTTACCAGATGCAGGAGATGGGGATATTTTTCTGCCTGGAGGAGTCTTTGAAGTTTGCAATCACCAAAGCCCTCCAAAGCAGCAATGGACACCTGGATCTTTTTCTTCGCTTCCTCTTGGGAATCAGTCTGGAGCGCAACCAGAGACTTTTGCAAGGTCTCCTGAATCACACACACCCCAGTGCAGAGTGTATCACTAACATTTGTCGGTACGTCAAGGAGCTCAACAGAGAAGATATTTCTCCCGAAAGATGTGTGAACCTTTTCCACTGCTTGTTCGAGATGAACGACGAGTCCATGCACAAGGAAGTTCAGAAGTACCTCACATCAAAGAATTTCCAGCAGAGCTTGTCTCCTGCTCACTGCTCAGCCCTGGCCCACGTACTTCTGATGTCTGAAGAGACGCTTGATGAGTTTGACCTGAAGAGGTACAACACAACAAGTGAAGGACGCAGGAGACTGCTACCAGCAGTGGTCTGTGCCAAGAAAGCAAA GCTTGATGGGTGCCATCTCAACAAGCTTTCCTGTGAGACCCTGAGGGGGCGTTTGGTGTCGCATAACTCCTTAGTGGAGCTGGACGTGAGTCACAATGCccttggagactctggagtggagACCCTTTCTGCAGCGCTCAGCAACCCTCACTGTAAACTGCAGACCTTGAG ACTTGTTGACTGTTCACTCAGTGAAGAGGCTGGTTGTATTGTGGGCAAAATCCTCCAGGCACAGAACTATCTGAAAGAGCTACACCTCAGTCACAATGACTTGGGGGATTCTGGAGTGGAGAATCTTGCTAACAGACTCAACACTCCTCACTTCAAACTGCAGATCCTGAG GCTGTCTGGTTGTCGGATCTCAGGGAAAGGCTGTGAACACCTTGCTTCAGCTCTCTCCTCAAACCCCTCCCACCTTACAGAGCTGGATCTGAGCTACAACTACCCTGGACCATCAGGGATTCAGATTCTCTCTTCAACACTGGGGTGTCCTGATGGGACATTGCACACACTGAA CTTTGATCACTGTGCAGAAATCCGATTGCGGCCTGGTGTGCGAAAAT ATGCCTGTGACCTGACGCTGGATGTGAACACGGCCCAGAGAAACCTGGTTCTATCTGACCATGACAGGACGGCCACATGGATTAGTGACCACCAGCCGTACCCTGAGCACGACGACCGGTTCGACTACTGGCCACAGGTGTTGTCCAGGGAGAGGCTGTctggacgctgctactgggaggtggaGTGGAGCGGGGACGAGGCTCGCATAGCTGTGACTTATCCAGACATCAGCAAGAGAGGCATGAATGTGGACAGCCTGCTTGGACGCAACGACAAGTCCTGGACGCTGTATCACTCGTCTCAAGGCTTTTACGCGTATCACAACAACGAGCGCACAGACATCCCAGGCCCTCCCTCCTGCTCCAGAAGAGCAGGCATTTACCTGGACACGCCGGCCGGCACCCTGTCCTTCTACAGAGTCTCCTCCACTGACGACACGCTCTCCCACCTCCTCACGTTTCACTCCGCATTCACTCAGCCCCTCTGTGCGGCGCTGTACGTTTGGCCCAATTCACAGGTGTCACTCTGCAAGACCACCTGA
- the LOC134461120 gene encoding NLR family CARD domain-containing protein 3-like isoform X1 yields MSVSQEREEAEGHSETLTPESSPHTCVTTTSKNTDVITPTHSDEGSEVQRAASPVSSLVSMRSEASIIMPPNMTTETDGRPRLQSEVQRAASPVSSLVSMRSEASIDKPPNMTTETDGHPHMQSEVQRAASPVSSLVSMRSEASIDKPPNMTTETDGRPPLRKGKSEEHTVSPLRKAERSQSLPPHHTRSPESNHPQPTQHTGGGALKTLSDNHKRCLKRRFQNISESLHKPGSQVPINEVFTELYITEEKCNEKKDHEVWQVEAASRAQNSEDTPIHCNDIFTPLPGQQKKIRAVMTKGVAGIGKTVSVQKFILDWTDGVANQNIDFTFSLPFRELNLVRSHQHSLHTLLQTFHPELKDGVEYRDHQVAFIFDGLDESKSLNFRSNMSVCDVTQTASVDDLLSSLIQGNLLPSAFIWVTSRPAAVGQIPAKFFDRVTEIRGFTDSQKDKYFKKRIRNQSQANKIIAHIKSSRCLHIMCHIPVFCSIVATVLQQVLHQGYIPRTLTEIFIHFLLFQTTRKNQQPQNQDSGCRKKARMDQIHQRGAEPEETQPPESPKEIILKLAKLAFKNLENGNLMFYEEDLRECDIDVSKTSAFTGLCTEIFKEELVFQKKKVYCFVHLSVQEFLAALHVFVSYSYQMQEMGIFFCLEESLKFAITKALQSSNGHLDLFLRFLLGISLERNQRLLQGLLNHTHPSAECITNICRYVKELNREDISPERCVNLFHCLFEMNDESMHKEVQKYLTSKNFQQSLSPAHCSALAHVLLMSEETLDEFDLKRYNTTSEGRRRLLPAVVCAKKAKLDGCHLNKLSCETLRGRLVSHNSLVELDVSHNALGDSGVETLSAALSNPHCKLQTLRLVDCSLSEEAGCIVGKILQAQNYLKELHLSHNDLGDSGVENLANRLNTPHFKLQILRLSGCRISGKGCEHLASALSSNPSHLTELDLSYNYPGPSGIQILSSTLGCPDGTLHTLNFDHCAEIRLRPGVRKYACDLTLDVNTAQRNLVLSDHDRTATWISDHQPYPEHDDRFDYWPQVLSRERLSGRCYWEVEWSGDEARIAVTYPDISKRGMNVDSLLGRNDKSWTLYHSSQGFYAYHNNERTDIPGPPSCSRRAGIYLDTPAGTLSFYRVSSTDDTLSHLLTFHSAFTQPLCAALYVWPNSQVSLCKTT; encoded by the exons ATGAGTGTCtctcaggagagagaggaggctgaggGCCACAGTGAGACTCTCACACCAGAGTCTTCTCCACACACCTGTGTGACCACGACAAGCAAGAACACTGATGTTATCACACCGACACATTCTGATGAAgg gtctgagGTCCAGAGAGCTGCATCTCCAGTGTCCAGTCTTGTGTCTATGAGGAGTGAAGCCTCCATAATTATGCCTCCCAACATGACCACTGAGACGGATGGACGCCCTCGTCTGCA gtcagagGTCCAGAGAGCTGCATCTCCAGTGTCCAGTCTTGTGTCTATGAGGAGTGAAGCCTCCATAGATAAACCTCCCAACATGACCACTGAGACGGATGGACACCCTCATATGCA gtctgagGTCCAGAGAGCTGCATCTCCAGTGTCCAGTCTTGTGTCTATGAGGAGTGAAGCCTCCATAGATAAACCTCCCAACATGACCACTGAGACGGATGGACGCCCTCCGCTGCG TAAGGGGAAGTCAGAGGAGCACACCGTTTCCCCGCTGAGAAAAGCTGAGAGGAGCCAGTCActtccaccccaccacacacgcaGTCCAGAGAGCAACCATCCACAGCCAACACAACATACAG GTGGTGGAGCACTGAAGACACTTTCAGACAACCACAAACGCTGCCTAAAGCGAAGATTCCAGAATATTTCCGAAAGCCTTCACAAGCCAGGGTCCCAAGTGCCCATCAATGAGGTCTTCACAgagctctacatcacagaggAGAAGTGCAATGAGAAGAAGGACCATGAGGTTTGGCAGGTAGAGGCAGCATCAAGAGCACAGAACTCTGAGGACACGCCTATCCATTGCAATGACATCTTCACACCCTTACCTGGACAGCAGAAGAAGATCAGAGCAGTGATGACCAAAGGCGTGGCTGGCATTGGAAAAACGGTCTCAGTGCAGAAGTTCATCCTTGACTGGACGGACGGGGTGGCCAATCAGAATATTGATTTCACCTTTTCCCTTCCTTTCCGTGAGTTGAATTTGGTGAGGAGTCATCAGCATAGTCTTCACACGCTTTTGCAAACCTTCCACCCTGAGCTGAAGGATGGGGTAGAATACAGAGATCATCAGGTTGCCTTCATCTTTGATGGCTTAGATGAGAGTAAGTCCCTGAACTTTCGATCAAACATGTCGGTGTGTGACGTGACCCAAACAGCATCAGTAGATGATTTGTTGAGCAGCCTCATTCAGGGAAACCTGCTTCCCTCTGCGTTCATCTGGGTAACCTCTCGTCCAGCCGCAGTGGGTCAAATCCCAGCCAAGTTTTTCGACCGTGTGACTGAAATTCGAGGCTTCACTGACTCACAAAAGGACAAGTACTTCAAAAAGAGAATCCGCAATCAGAGTCAGGCCAACAAAATCATTGCTCACATCAAGTCCTCCAGGTGTctccacatcatgtgccacatcccAGTCTTCTGTAGCATCGTAGCCACTGTGCTACAGCAGGTACTTCATCAGGGCTACATTCCCAGGACTCTGACAGAGATATTCATACACTTCCTGCTCTTCCAGACTACAAGGAAGAACCAACAACCACAAAATCAAGACAGTGGGTGCAGGAAGAAGGCCAGGATGGATCAAATACATCAGAGAGGAGCTGAACCAGAGGAAACACAACCTCCTGAATCGCCAAAAGAAATCATACTGAAGTTGGCAAAGCTGGCATTCAAGAACCTGGAGAATGGTAATCTCATGTTCTATGAGGAAGACCTGAGAGAGTGTGACATCGATGTCTCAAAGACGTCTGCGTTCACTGGTCTGTGTACCGAGATTTTCAAGGAAGAGCTGGTGTTTCAAAAGAAGAAGGTCTACTGCTTTGTGCATTTGAGTGTCCAGGAGTTTTTGGCAGCCCTCCATGTGTTTGTCTCCTACAGTTACCAGATGCAGGAGATGGGGATATTTTTCTGCCTGGAGGAGTCTTTGAAGTTTGCAATCACCAAAGCCCTCCAAAGCAGCAATGGACACCTGGATCTTTTTCTTCGCTTCCTCTTGGGAATCAGTCTGGAGCGCAACCAGAGACTTTTGCAAGGTCTCCTGAATCACACACACCCCAGTGCAGAGTGTATCACTAACATTTGTCGGTACGTCAAGGAGCTCAACAGAGAAGATATTTCTCCCGAAAGATGTGTGAACCTTTTCCACTGCTTGTTCGAGATGAACGACGAGTCCATGCACAAGGAAGTTCAGAAGTACCTCACATCAAAGAATTTCCAGCAGAGCTTGTCTCCTGCTCACTGCTCAGCCCTGGCCCACGTACTTCTGATGTCTGAAGAGACGCTTGATGAGTTTGACCTGAAGAGGTACAACACAACAAGTGAAGGACGCAGGAGACTGCTACCAGCAGTGGTCTGTGCCAAGAAAGCAAA GCTTGATGGGTGCCATCTCAACAAGCTTTCCTGTGAGACCCTGAGGGGGCGTTTGGTGTCGCATAACTCCTTAGTGGAGCTGGACGTGAGTCACAATGCccttggagactctggagtggagACCCTTTCTGCAGCGCTCAGCAACCCTCACTGTAAACTGCAGACCTTGAG ACTTGTTGACTGTTCACTCAGTGAAGAGGCTGGTTGTATTGTGGGCAAAATCCTCCAGGCACAGAACTATCTGAAAGAGCTACACCTCAGTCACAATGACTTGGGGGATTCTGGAGTGGAGAATCTTGCTAACAGACTCAACACTCCTCACTTCAAACTGCAGATCCTGAG GCTGTCTGGTTGTCGGATCTCAGGGAAAGGCTGTGAACACCTTGCTTCAGCTCTCTCCTCAAACCCCTCCCACCTTACAGAGCTGGATCTGAGCTACAACTACCCTGGACCATCAGGGATTCAGATTCTCTCTTCAACACTGGGGTGTCCTGATGGGACATTGCACACACTGAA CTTTGATCACTGTGCAGAAATCCGATTGCGGCCTGGTGTGCGAAAAT ATGCCTGTGACCTGACGCTGGATGTGAACACGGCCCAGAGAAACCTGGTTCTATCTGACCATGACAGGACGGCCACATGGATTAGTGACCACCAGCCGTACCCTGAGCACGACGACCGGTTCGACTACTGGCCACAGGTGTTGTCCAGGGAGAGGCTGTctggacgctgctactgggaggtggaGTGGAGCGGGGACGAGGCTCGCATAGCTGTGACTTATCCAGACATCAGCAAGAGAGGCATGAATGTGGACAGCCTGCTTGGACGCAACGACAAGTCCTGGACGCTGTATCACTCGTCTCAAGGCTTTTACGCGTATCACAACAACGAGCGCACAGACATCCCAGGCCCTCCCTCCTGCTCCAGAAGAGCAGGCATTTACCTGGACACGCCGGCCGGCACCCTGTCCTTCTACAGAGTCTCCTCCACTGACGACACGCTCTCCCACCTCCTCACGTTTCACTCCGCATTCACTCAGCCCCTCTGTGCGGCGCTGTACGTTTGGCCCAATTCACAGGTGTCACTCTGCAAGACCACCTGA